The following proteins are encoded in a genomic region of Bubalus kerabau isolate K-KA32 ecotype Philippines breed swamp buffalo chromosome 15, PCC_UOA_SB_1v2, whole genome shotgun sequence:
- the LOC129628439 gene encoding olfactory receptor 5W2-like, which produces MEKENCSSVTEFIFLGITSDLEVKVTLFAMLLVVYLINLLGNLGMIILIRMDPQLQTPMYFFLSHLSFCDLCYSTAIGPKMLVDLLAKNKPIPFYGCALQFLIACTFADSECLLLAVMAYDRYRAISSPLLYAVSMSSRVCSLLVAGVYLVGMSDALIHTTLAFHLCFCGSNEINHFFCDLPPLYLLSCSDTQVNELTVFIVFGVIELSSISGVLISYCYIILAVSKIHSAEGRFKAFSTCASHLTAVAIFQGTMLFMYFRPSSIYSLDQDKMTSLFYTLMIPMLNPLIYSLRNKDVKTALGKLKNKRWFQRFI; this is translated from the coding sequence atggagaaagaaaattgCTCCTCTGTGACTGAATTCATTTTCCTGGGGATTACCAGTGATTTGGAAGTGAAAGTGACCTTATTTGCCATGTTGCTAGTTGTTTATCTCATTAATCTTCTGGGAAATCTTGGAATGATCATTTTGATTAGAATGGATCCCCAGCTGCAAACGCCAATGTACTTTTTCCTCAGCCACCTCTCTTTCTGTGACCTCTGCTATTCCACAGCAATTGGGCCCAAGATGCTGGTTGACCTTTTGGCCAAGAACAAACCAATCCCCTTCTATGGCTGTGCCCTCCAGTTCTTGATTGCCTGTACCTTTGCAGATTCTGAGTGTCTCCTGCTGGCAGTGATGGCCTATGATCGATACAGGGCCATCAGCAGCCCCTTGCTCTATGCGGTCAGCATGTCCAGCAGGGTGTGCTCCCTGCTTGTGGCTGGGGTTTACCTTGTGGGAATGTCAGATGCTTTGATCCACACTACATTAGCATTCCACTTATGCTTTTGTGGGTCAAATGAGATTAACCACTTCTTCTGTGACTTACCTCCACTCTACCTTCTTTCCTGCTCTGATACACAAGTCAATGAATTGacagtatttattgtttttggtGTTATTGAATTGAGCTCAATTTCAGGAGTTCTTATCTCTTACTGTTATATCATCCTTGCAGTCTCAAAAATCCATTCTGCAGAGGGGAGGTTCAAAGCTTTCTCCACCTGCGCCTCCCACCTAACTGCTGTGGCAATTTTCCAGGGAACTATGCTTTTTATGTACTTTAGGCCAAGTTCAATCTACTCTTTAGATCAAGACAAAATGACCTCATTGTTTTACACCCTTATGATTCCCATGTTAAATCCCCTGATTTATAGCCTACGTAACAAGGATGTGAAAACTGCcctaggaaaattaaaaaataaaagatggtttCAAAgatttatataa
- the LOC129628440 gene encoding olfactory receptor 5W2-like produces MERENCSSLTEFIFLGITDNTENKVILFTMFLPVYLINLLANLGMITLIRMDPQLHTPMYFFLSHLSFCDLCYSTAIGPKMLVDLFAKNKSIPSYGCALQFLVFCTFVDSECLLLAVMAYDRYKAISSPLLYAVSMSSRVCSLLMAGVYLVGMADALIHTTLAFHLCFCGSNEINHFFCDVPPLLLISCSDTQLNELVIFMIFGFIELSSISGVLVSYCYIILSVLKIHSAEGRLKAFSTCTSHLTAVAIFQGTLLFMYFRPSSSYALDEDKMTSLFYTLVIPMLNPLIYSLRNKDVKQALEKLKNKWF; encoded by the coding sequence ATGGAAAGAGAGAATTGCTCCTCCTTGactgaattcattttcttgggaATTACTGATAACACTGAGAATAAAGTGATCCTATTTACAATGTTTCTACCTGTTTATCTCATTAATCTTCTGGCAAATCTCGGAATGATCACCCTGATTAGGATGGATCCCCAGCTGCACAcacccatgtactttttcctcagcCACCTCTCCTTCTGTGACCTCTGCTATTCCACAGCCATCGGCCCTAAGATGCTGGTAGACCTGTTTGCCAAGAACAAATCAATCCCCTCCTATGGCTGTGCTCTGCAATTCTTGGTCTTCTGTACCTTTGTAGATTCTGAGTGTCTCCTGCTggcagtgatggcctatgaccggtaCAAGGCCATCAGCAGCCCCttgctctatgcagtcagcatgTCCAGCAGGGTGTGCTCCCTGCTCATGGCTGGGGTTTACCTGGTGGGAATGGCAGATGCTTTGATACACACGACACTAGCATTCCACTTATGCTTCTGTGGGTCAAATGAGATTAATCACTTTTTTTGTGATGTTCCTCCTCTCCTGTTGATATCTTGCTCAGACACACAGCTCAATGAGTTAGTGATATTCATGATTTTTGGCTTTATTGAATTAAGCTCCATTTCAGGAGTCCTTGTCTCTTATTGTTATATCATCCTATCAGTCTTGAAGATCCACTCTGCTGAAGGGAGGCTCAAAGCTTTCTCCACCTGTACCTCCCACCTAACTGCTGTGGCAATTttccagggaactctgctcttcATGTATTTCAGGCCAAGTTCATCCTATGCTCTAGATGAAGACAAAATGACCTCATTGTTTTACACCCTTGTGATTCCCATGTTAAACCCTCTGATTTATAGTTTGAGGAACAAGGATGTAAAACAGGCCctggaaaaattgaaaaataaatggttTTAG